A genomic segment from Crassostrea angulata isolate pt1a10 unplaced genomic scaffold, ASM2561291v2 HiC_scaffold_102, whole genome shotgun sequence encodes:
- the LOC128169138 gene encoding uncharacterized protein LOC128169138 isoform X1 has product MELTREVQMALSKQVAVEKCCDFCESDVNVKWFCRDCINNLCDQCRRTHTRIPLCKTHVILPISETQAATLRRTTVLFDCPEHAQSCQFQCRTCNKQICVLCLTSSHNKHDFLALDQYAKSIRENLYLTLNSKSKEAHTITETLLTLSTHKQTYDDWMNKKLSEVDQVFEHLADELQRLRTEIHDKIDQRKNHDIVTMDLQHKRAYEFRERLQYQVKVLSSELDHCNDHDLANLKLKIETECNKLRENLTLDLPKFPCLRLIRKEEEHKDILIKVLTKIMKTDLFSLKTTTSFDVDNETPVFMEDLHLDLTIKLPGCKYIWAMAGCDDGKMWVGTEDKKLRLVDNFGNVVKCLQMTQSAAHLAVLTSGEVLCSNGYGIDRTSTIQKVSLNFDVTTFTRLSQAVEVGPLASTKHGNVLVGIRNSIGRGEVLYLSHSGKTINKVAQVTKEVEKVAINEEDQVFVKDSSCIWIMSLKGEFINQIELKNELKGVRGFVCDRFSNLVCFRSGDVSSIRVYSSHSALLKHFRLHLKSGNDRVIDIGAIDANDFIWLKEDETIHVLKYLV; this is encoded by the coding sequence GTACAAATGGCGCTGTCGAAGCAGGTTGCCGTGGAAAAGTGCTGCGACTTCTGTGAATCGGATGTGAATGTCAAGTGGTTCTGCCGGGACTGCATCAACAATTTGTGTGATCAGTGCAGGCGAACCCACACCAGAATCCCTCTCTGTAAAACCCACGTGATTCTTCCAATCAGCGAAACTCAAGCGGCGACTTTAAGACGAACAACCGTTCTTTTCGACTGTCCTGAGCACGCGCAATCGTGTCAATTTCAGTGTCGCACGTGCAATAAACAGATATGTGTGTTGTGTCTTACCTCGAGCCACAATAAGCACGACTTTCTGGCTTTAGATCAATACGCCAAGTCCATACGAGAAAACTTGTATCTGACGCTGAATTCAAAGTCCAAAGAAGCACACACCATCACAGAGACGCTTCTAACACTCTCTACACACAAACAAACTTACGATGATTGGATGAACAAAAAGTTAAGTGAAGTCGACCAAGTGTTCGAGCACCTGGCTGACGAGTTACAACGACTGCGGACAGAAATACACGATAAGATAGATCAGCGGAAAAACCACGACATCGTCACGATGGACCTGCAACACAAACGGGCGTACGAATTCAGGGAACGACTTCAGTACCAGGTCAAAGTCCTGAGCTCTGAGCTGGACCACTGCAACGATCACGATCTAGCCAACCTCAAGCTCAAAATCGAAACAGAGTGCAACAAACTCCGCGAAAATCTCACACTGGATTTGCCGAAATTTCCGTGTTTAAGACTGATACGTAAAGAGGAGGAACACAAAGACATTCTGATCAAAGTCCTAACAAAGATTATGAAGACTGACCTGTTCAGCCTGAAAACAACAACCTCTTTTGACGTCGACAACGAAACGCCAGTCTTCATGGAGGATCTACACTTGGACCTAACCATCAAGTTACCCGGATGTAAGTATATCTGGGCCATGGCCGGATGTGACGACGGCAAAATGTGGGTGGGAACCGAGGACAAAAAGCTACGTCTGGTGGACAATTTCGGAAACGTAGTAAAGTGTCTTCAGATGACTCAGAGTGCGGCCCATCTCGCCGTCCTGACTTCCGGTGAAGTTCTGTGTAGTAACGGATACGGAATAGACAGGACATCGACGATTCAGAAAGTGTCcttgaactttgacgtcaccaCGTTTACCCGCCTTTCTCAGGCTGTTGAGGTGGGTCCTCTGGCTTCTACGAAGCACGGTAACGTTCTTGTCGGCATTCGGAACTCTATCGGAAGAGGTGAAGTTCTGTACCTGTCACATAGTGGCAAAACGATCAACAAGGTCGCCCAGGTCACCAAGGAGGTCGAAAAGGTGGCCATAAACGAGGAGGACCAGGTGTTTGTGAAGGACTCCAGCTGTATCTGGATCATGAGTTTAAAGGGCGAGTTCATCAACCAGATAGAACTCAAAAACGAATTGAAGGGAGTTCGGGGCTTCGTGTGTGACCGCTTTAGTAATCTCGTTTGTTTCCGGTCTGGTGACGTCAGCAGCATTCGTGTTTATAGTTCGCACAGTGCACTTCTTAAACATTTTCGCCTCCATTTGAAATCGGGAAATGACAGGGTAATAGACATTGGTGCTATCGATGCCAATGATTTTATCTGGCTGAAAGAAGATGAAACCATTCACGTATTGAAGTATCTAGTCTAA
- the LOC128169138 gene encoding uncharacterized protein LOC128169138 isoform X2 yields MVQMALSKQVAVEKCCDFCESDVNVKWFCRDCINNLCDQCRRTHTRIPLCKTHVILPISETQAATLRRTTVLFDCPEHAQSCQFQCRTCNKQICVLCLTSSHNKHDFLALDQYAKSIRENLYLTLNSKSKEAHTITETLLTLSTHKQTYDDWMNKKLSEVDQVFEHLADELQRLRTEIHDKIDQRKNHDIVTMDLQHKRAYEFRERLQYQVKVLSSELDHCNDHDLANLKLKIETECNKLRENLTLDLPKFPCLRLIRKEEEHKDILIKVLTKIMKTDLFSLKTTTSFDVDNETPVFMEDLHLDLTIKLPGCKYIWAMAGCDDGKMWVGTEDKKLRLVDNFGNVVKCLQMTQSAAHLAVLTSGEVLCSNGYGIDRTSTIQKVSLNFDVTTFTRLSQAVEVGPLASTKHGNVLVGIRNSIGRGEVLYLSHSGKTINKVAQVTKEVEKVAINEEDQVFVKDSSCIWIMSLKGEFINQIELKNELKGVRGFVCDRFSNLVCFRSGDVSSIRVYSSHSALLKHFRLHLKSGNDRVIDIGAIDANDFIWLKEDETIHVLKYLV; encoded by the exons ATG GTACAAATGGCGCTGTCGAAGCAGGTTGCCGTGGAAAAGTGCTGCGACTTCTGTGAATCGGATGTGAATGTCAAGTGGTTCTGCCGGGACTGCATCAACAATTTGTGTGATCAGTGCAGGCGAACCCACACCAGAATCCCTCTCTGTAAAACCCACGTGATTCTTCCAATCAGCGAAACTCAAGCGGCGACTTTAAGACGAACAACCGTTCTTTTCGACTGTCCTGAGCACGCGCAATCGTGTCAATTTCAGTGTCGCACGTGCAATAAACAGATATGTGTGTTGTGTCTTACCTCGAGCCACAATAAGCACGACTTTCTGGCTTTAGATCAATACGCCAAGTCCATACGAGAAAACTTGTATCTGACGCTGAATTCAAAGTCCAAAGAAGCACACACCATCACAGAGACGCTTCTAACACTCTCTACACACAAACAAACTTACGATGATTGGATGAACAAAAAGTTAAGTGAAGTCGACCAAGTGTTCGAGCACCTGGCTGACGAGTTACAACGACTGCGGACAGAAATACACGATAAGATAGATCAGCGGAAAAACCACGACATCGTCACGATGGACCTGCAACACAAACGGGCGTACGAATTCAGGGAACGACTTCAGTACCAGGTCAAAGTCCTGAGCTCTGAGCTGGACCACTGCAACGATCACGATCTAGCCAACCTCAAGCTCAAAATCGAAACAGAGTGCAACAAACTCCGCGAAAATCTCACACTGGATTTGCCGAAATTTCCGTGTTTAAGACTGATACGTAAAGAGGAGGAACACAAAGACATTCTGATCAAAGTCCTAACAAAGATTATGAAGACTGACCTGTTCAGCCTGAAAACAACAACCTCTTTTGACGTCGACAACGAAACGCCAGTCTTCATGGAGGATCTACACTTGGACCTAACCATCAAGTTACCCGGATGTAAGTATATCTGGGCCATGGCCGGATGTGACGACGGCAAAATGTGGGTGGGAACCGAGGACAAAAAGCTACGTCTGGTGGACAATTTCGGAAACGTAGTAAAGTGTCTTCAGATGACTCAGAGTGCGGCCCATCTCGCCGTCCTGACTTCCGGTGAAGTTCTGTGTAGTAACGGATACGGAATAGACAGGACATCGACGATTCAGAAAGTGTCcttgaactttgacgtcaccaCGTTTACCCGCCTTTCTCAGGCTGTTGAGGTGGGTCCTCTGGCTTCTACGAAGCACGGTAACGTTCTTGTCGGCATTCGGAACTCTATCGGAAGAGGTGAAGTTCTGTACCTGTCACATAGTGGCAAAACGATCAACAAGGTCGCCCAGGTCACCAAGGAGGTCGAAAAGGTGGCCATAAACGAGGAGGACCAGGTGTTTGTGAAGGACTCCAGCTGTATCTGGATCATGAGTTTAAAGGGCGAGTTCATCAACCAGATAGAACTCAAAAACGAATTGAAGGGAGTTCGGGGCTTCGTGTGTGACCGCTTTAGTAATCTCGTTTGTTTCCGGTCTGGTGACGTCAGCAGCATTCGTGTTTATAGTTCGCACAGTGCACTTCTTAAACATTTTCGCCTCCATTTGAAATCGGGAAATGACAGGGTAATAGACATTGGTGCTATCGATGCCAATGATTTTATCTGGCTGAAAGAAGATGAAACCATTCACGTATTGAAGTATCTAGTCTAA
- the LOC128169138 gene encoding uncharacterized protein LOC128169138 isoform X3 — MALSKQVAVEKCCDFCESDVNVKWFCRDCINNLCDQCRRTHTRIPLCKTHVILPISETQAATLRRTTVLFDCPEHAQSCQFQCRTCNKQICVLCLTSSHNKHDFLALDQYAKSIRENLYLTLNSKSKEAHTITETLLTLSTHKQTYDDWMNKKLSEVDQVFEHLADELQRLRTEIHDKIDQRKNHDIVTMDLQHKRAYEFRERLQYQVKVLSSELDHCNDHDLANLKLKIETECNKLRENLTLDLPKFPCLRLIRKEEEHKDILIKVLTKIMKTDLFSLKTTTSFDVDNETPVFMEDLHLDLTIKLPGCKYIWAMAGCDDGKMWVGTEDKKLRLVDNFGNVVKCLQMTQSAAHLAVLTSGEVLCSNGYGIDRTSTIQKVSLNFDVTTFTRLSQAVEVGPLASTKHGNVLVGIRNSIGRGEVLYLSHSGKTINKVAQVTKEVEKVAINEEDQVFVKDSSCIWIMSLKGEFINQIELKNELKGVRGFVCDRFSNLVCFRSGDVSSIRVYSSHSALLKHFRLHLKSGNDRVIDIGAIDANDFIWLKEDETIHVLKYLV; from the coding sequence ATGGCGCTGTCGAAGCAGGTTGCCGTGGAAAAGTGCTGCGACTTCTGTGAATCGGATGTGAATGTCAAGTGGTTCTGCCGGGACTGCATCAACAATTTGTGTGATCAGTGCAGGCGAACCCACACCAGAATCCCTCTCTGTAAAACCCACGTGATTCTTCCAATCAGCGAAACTCAAGCGGCGACTTTAAGACGAACAACCGTTCTTTTCGACTGTCCTGAGCACGCGCAATCGTGTCAATTTCAGTGTCGCACGTGCAATAAACAGATATGTGTGTTGTGTCTTACCTCGAGCCACAATAAGCACGACTTTCTGGCTTTAGATCAATACGCCAAGTCCATACGAGAAAACTTGTATCTGACGCTGAATTCAAAGTCCAAAGAAGCACACACCATCACAGAGACGCTTCTAACACTCTCTACACACAAACAAACTTACGATGATTGGATGAACAAAAAGTTAAGTGAAGTCGACCAAGTGTTCGAGCACCTGGCTGACGAGTTACAACGACTGCGGACAGAAATACACGATAAGATAGATCAGCGGAAAAACCACGACATCGTCACGATGGACCTGCAACACAAACGGGCGTACGAATTCAGGGAACGACTTCAGTACCAGGTCAAAGTCCTGAGCTCTGAGCTGGACCACTGCAACGATCACGATCTAGCCAACCTCAAGCTCAAAATCGAAACAGAGTGCAACAAACTCCGCGAAAATCTCACACTGGATTTGCCGAAATTTCCGTGTTTAAGACTGATACGTAAAGAGGAGGAACACAAAGACATTCTGATCAAAGTCCTAACAAAGATTATGAAGACTGACCTGTTCAGCCTGAAAACAACAACCTCTTTTGACGTCGACAACGAAACGCCAGTCTTCATGGAGGATCTACACTTGGACCTAACCATCAAGTTACCCGGATGTAAGTATATCTGGGCCATGGCCGGATGTGACGACGGCAAAATGTGGGTGGGAACCGAGGACAAAAAGCTACGTCTGGTGGACAATTTCGGAAACGTAGTAAAGTGTCTTCAGATGACTCAGAGTGCGGCCCATCTCGCCGTCCTGACTTCCGGTGAAGTTCTGTGTAGTAACGGATACGGAATAGACAGGACATCGACGATTCAGAAAGTGTCcttgaactttgacgtcaccaCGTTTACCCGCCTTTCTCAGGCTGTTGAGGTGGGTCCTCTGGCTTCTACGAAGCACGGTAACGTTCTTGTCGGCATTCGGAACTCTATCGGAAGAGGTGAAGTTCTGTACCTGTCACATAGTGGCAAAACGATCAACAAGGTCGCCCAGGTCACCAAGGAGGTCGAAAAGGTGGCCATAAACGAGGAGGACCAGGTGTTTGTGAAGGACTCCAGCTGTATCTGGATCATGAGTTTAAAGGGCGAGTTCATCAACCAGATAGAACTCAAAAACGAATTGAAGGGAGTTCGGGGCTTCGTGTGTGACCGCTTTAGTAATCTCGTTTGTTTCCGGTCTGGTGACGTCAGCAGCATTCGTGTTTATAGTTCGCACAGTGCACTTCTTAAACATTTTCGCCTCCATTTGAAATCGGGAAATGACAGGGTAATAGACATTGGTGCTATCGATGCCAATGATTTTATCTGGCTGAAAGAAGATGAAACCATTCACGTATTGAAGTATCTAGTCTAA